The nucleotide window TTGAGGAGCTGATTGCAGCTGGTGCTGAAATGATAGTCAATGCTTCTGCTTCCCCGTATGCTCTTGCTAAACCCAAGTTTAGGCAAGAATTGATTTGCAACCTTGTGAAGAAATACAAAGTGCCGATCGTTTATGTCAACCAAGTTGGTGCCAATGACCAATTGATTTTTGATGGTGGTTCTTTTGCTGTTGATAGTTCAGCGAAACTAATTGCTAAAGCAAAGAGTTTTGTGCCGGATAGATTGGTGATAGATTCTGAATCATTGTTTGCAAAGAATGATTCACTTGATATTCTTGATTCGGATCTTGAAGAACTGAAACAAGCACTGATACTTGGTCTAAGAGACTATGTCCGCAAGTGTGGCTTTGACAAGATAGTGATTGGGCTTTCTGGTGGCATTGATTCAGCGATAGTTGCCTATATTGCAAGTGAAGCGCTTGGTGCCAAAAATGTTTATGCCTATATGCTTCCTTCTGTTTTCACCAGTGATGAGAGCTTCAAAGATGCTGAAACACTCGCCAATAAGCTTGACCTTAATTATGAGATCATCGAGATCAAAGAAGCGCATGAGTTAATGCGTAAACTAATGACGAATCTAACACCATTAGCTGATGAAAACTTACAGTCTAGGTTAAGAGCCAATATATTAATGGCTCAAGCCAATTCAATGAGTGCAATTTTGCTTGCGACTAGTAACAAGTCAGAGATTGCAGTTGGTTATTCTACTTTGTATGGTGATAGTTGCGGGGCGATTGCTGTGATTGGTGATTTGTTGAAGACCACTATTTTTGATTTGGCTCGTCACATCAATTCCAAGGACGAAATTATTCCAAACAATATTCTTGAGAAGGCGCCAAGTGCTGAGTTGCGTGAGAATCAAAAAGACAGCGATTCTTTACCTGATTATATAATTCTGGATCAAATTATTAAGCTCTATATTGAGGATCTCAAGTCACTTGATTTGATTGTTGCGGCCGGTTTTGATAAGGAACTAGTTAAACGAGTGTTGAATATGATTGATAGGGCTGAATATAAACGCCAACAATCACCGCCAGTGCTCAAGCTGGCTCAAACAGCTTTTGGTTTTGGGCGCAGGATGCCGATTGCTCAAGGGTTCAAGCATTAGCATTTGCGCTGATCACGCAAGCCTCTCACTTTGCAAGCCAAGGTCTTGTATAATTGCTTTGTGTTGCAAACTTCAACAGACAAACAGCTTCTTCGTCTAGGCTCAATCAACTTCATTAACTGCTTGCCGGTTAATTACAAGTCTGCTGATTTGTTTGAGGATGGTTTTGAGTTGATCGAATCAAGTCCAAGTGATTTGAATCGTATGCTTCGCGTTGCTGAGCTTGATCTTGCACCGATTTCTAGTTATGAGTATCTTTTAAATAAGCCACTCTATACCAAGGTAGATGGAATTTCTATTAGTACTAAAGAACAAGCTCAGAGTGTGATTCTTTTTATAAAGGATGGGATTGAGACATTGACTCAAGCTCGTGAAATATTTGTTACTGCTAAGAGTGCAAGTTCAGTGAATCTTTTGAAGATAGTCTTGGTTAAGAATTATGGTTTTAAGCATCAGGCTGGACATATCTTCAATCCAGCTGGCAAGCAAGTTGAATTTATTTGTTTTAGTGAGAATAATGATCAGATGCCAATCAAGTTGTTGATTGGTGATGAGGCTTTGCTAGATTGCCACGCCCTTGGAGCTCGCAATGACGTCAATATGGTTGATTTGGGTACTGAGTGGTATCAACTTACTGCTTTGCCGATGGTGTTTGGATTGTGGGTGATTAATAAAAACTCAGGCTTGCAGCAAGACACTATCAGTAAGATTTTGATAGCCAAGAAAAATAAATCATTGACAGTGGATTACCCAGACATGATTATTGAAGCATATAGACAAACTGGTTTGAGTAAACAAGTTTTGCAGAGATATTTTGCTGTCTTGGATTATGATTTTGAACAAAGACATCAAAGCTCATTAGATTTATTTGAGAGCTATTTAGGAGAATTGAATCTATTATGCTAGAAACCAGCAAGATTAATTTCGGTAAGATGTTTATTGTCGGCTTTGAAGGAACGACGCTCACTGAGGAGCTTGCAACTAAACTCAAGAAACTTGACCCAGGTGGAATTATATTTTTTGATACTAATATAGAATCGCGCGAGCAAGTCAAGCAATTGATTAGAGACCTCAAAAAGCTTTTGGGTGAAGATCTAATTATAAGTGTGGATCAAGAGGGTGGTAAGGTTCAGCGCTTGCGCAAGATTAGCCCGAACTTGCCAAGCTTGATGGCTCTCGGCAAGATTAGTGCAGAAAATGAAGACGCTGATTTATTGGTAGAGCATACTAAATTATTGGCTTATGACCTTAAGGATCTTGGTTTCAATTTTGTTTTTGCACCTTGCGTTGACTTGAATACGAATTCACGCAACCCTGTTATCGGCACTCGTTCACTGGGGAATGACTGTAAGTTGGTGATGGAACAGGCTGCCATTATGGTCGAGACTTTTGTTGAAGCTCGTATTGGATGTTGCGTTAAGCATTTCCCTGGACATGGTGCTACTGATATTGATTCTCATTTAGCTTTGCCGCATATTAGTTTGGATCATCACAATTATATGGGACACTTGAGCCCATTCTTTAGAGCGATTGAAGAAGGTGTTGATGCCATCATGACGGCACATATTTTAGTTGATGTTGAGGATATTGAAACCCAGTCAGCGATTTGCTCGACCCATCCAGTTAGTCTTTCTCATGAGTTTATTATGGATGATTTGAGAGACAATTTTGGTTTCTCTGGTTTGGTGATTAGTGATGAAATTACCATGAAGGCACTTGCTGAGTATGGTGATTACAAAGAACTTGCTTTGGATATGATTTTTGCTGGTAATAATCTAATCATCTGGAATACCAATATTGATGATGCTGTAGCGGTTGCCGATTACTTGAATAAACTCAAATCATCAAATATCTATGAGTTTTATGCACGCTATCACGAAACAATATCGAAACTATATAGCTTCTTCAATAATTTAAGAAGGTTTGCTTCAGAGCCTGAACCATTTGATAAAACTGCAGCTATGACCAGGATGCATGAGCTTTGCCTTGCTGCAATTGAATTAAATAAACCACTTCCACAAATACAGAGCTATTTTGAAACTAAGGAGCAAGAGCTTGCCCAAAAAGATACAGCAGTTGTGATATTACAGCATCCAAAGCTAGAGGAAGAAGAGATTCGTGAGGTTTTTGCTTTGGATACTTACCAAATTAAAACAGTTGATGATTTCGATAAAGTATTTTTCTCTCGTTACAAGACTTTGATTTTGCTGAGCTTTCAATCTCATTTTTGTGAGCAGGGTAAAACTTTGATCAAGAAATTTAAAAATATCGACGATACTAATTTATTGTATGTCGCTTGTGATCAACCAGATCCAGAGGCTGATATTAATTTATTGGGTGCTGGTAAG belongs to Cyanobacteriota bacterium and includes:
- a CDS encoding NAD+ synthase, whose translation is MKLAVSQINPIIGDLEHNFKLMLKEIEFCKKDNVNLLIFPELSMLGYPPKDLILKHGLLEQQDHFIKELALYTDEQFAVIVGGIAPNKHFGNKYFNSLFCLAEGKIKMLTHKVLLPSYDVFDELRYFEAARRPKIWEWQGSKVGLTICEDIWMEAYPNLYNKNPIEELIAAGAEMIVNASASPYALAKPKFRQELICNLVKKYKVPIVYVNQVGANDQLIFDGGSFAVDSSAKLIAKAKSFVPDRLVIDSESLFAKNDSLDILDSDLEELKQALILGLRDYVRKCGFDKIVIGLSGGIDSAIVAYIASEALGAKNVYAYMLPSVFTSDESFKDAETLANKLDLNYEIIEIKEAHELMRKLMTNLTPLADENLQSRLRANILMAQANSMSAILLATSNKSEIAVGYSTLYGDSCGAIAVIGDLLKTTIFDLARHINSKDEIIPNNILEKAPSAELRENQKDSDSLPDYIILDQIIKLYIEDLKSLDLIVAAGFDKELVKRVLNMIDRAEYKRQQSPPVLKLAQTAFGFGRRMPIAQGFKH
- a CDS encoding menaquinone biosynthesis protein; protein product: MLQTSTDKQLLRLGSINFINCLPVNYKSADLFEDGFELIESSPSDLNRMLRVAELDLAPISSYEYLLNKPLYTKVDGISISTKEQAQSVILFIKDGIETLTQAREIFVTAKSASSVNLLKIVLVKNYGFKHQAGHIFNPAGKQVEFICFSENNDQMPIKLLIGDEALLDCHALGARNDVNMVDLGTEWYQLTALPMVFGLWVINKNSGLQQDTISKILIAKKNKSLTVDYPDMIIEAYRQTGLSKQVLQRYFAVLDYDFEQRHQSSLDLFESYLGELNLLC